TTACCGCCGCTCGCCCGTGGAGCCGCTGCTGCCGGTGTCGCTGGAGATGCGCGAGGAGCAGCGCCGCACGGCCCTCGCCATGAGCGTGCTGATGGATTGCAGCTGCTCCATGGGCGTGCGCGTCCCGGACGGGCGCACGAAGATGGAGCTGGCCGCCGAGGGCGTGGTGAGCGCCCTCACGCTGCTCAACGAGAAGGACGAGGTGTCCGTGCACATGGTGGACACCGAGGTGCACGAAATCTTCCCCATGAGTCCCGTGGAGCTGGGGCTGCCGCTGGACGAGGTGTCGCGTGGCTTCAGCGGCGGCGGTGGCATCTACGTGGGCGAGGCGCTGCGCGAGGGCCAGAAGCAGATTCTCGGCAGCGACAAGGCCACGCGGCACGTGCTGCTCTTCTCGGACGCGGCGGACTCGGAGGAGCCGGACGACTACCTGAAGACGCTCTCCCGGCTCCAGGGCGAGAAGGTGACGGTGTCCGTCATCGGCCTGGGCTCGAAGAAGGACCCGGACGCGGCGCTGCTCGAGGAGATCGCCGCCAAGGGTGGAGGCCGCATCTACTTCGCCGAGGACGCGACGAGCCTGCCGCGCATCTTCAGCCAGGAGACCATCGCCGTGGCGCGGGCCACCTTCGTGGACGAGCCCGCCTCGCTGGAGGCCGCGCCGGACCTGCCGCTGCTCGGGAGGCTGCCGGCGCTGGGGCTGCCCCAGGTGGGCGGCTACAACCTCACGTATCTGCGGCCGCGCGCGAGCGTGGCCCTGCGCACGCTGGACGACAACGCGGCGCCGGTGCTGGCGCTGTGGCCGCGCGGCGCGGGGCGCACGGTGGCCTTCATGGCCGAGGTGGATGGGGCCTTCACCGGCGAGCTGCGCTCCTGGAGCGGCCTGCGCCCGGCGCTGGAGGGCATGGTGCGCTGGGCCATGGGCGGGGCGGGGGAGTCGGGCGAGGCGGTGGCGCGCTCGGAGCGGCGGGGCAACCTGCTGCGGGTGACGCTGGACTTCGCGCCGGGAGAGGCGCTGCCGGGCGCGCTGCCCTCGCTGGTGCTGCTGCCGGGAGATGGGCGGAGCCAGCCGGTGGAGGTGCCCATGCGTTGGGAGGACGAGGACCGGGTGGCGGCCGAGTACACCCTGCCGGGCAGTGGCTCGTGGCACCCGGTGGTGAAGCTGGGCGCGCGCGTGCTGCGGGCCCCGCCGGTGACGCTGCCCTATGCCCCCGAGTTCGAGCCCGGCACCTCCCAGGAGGGCCTCGCGGTGCTGCGCGGGGTGGCGGCCGTGGGCGGTGGCGTGGAGCGGCTGTCCATGGCGGGCCTCTTCGAGGACGCCCCCGAGTCCGAGGGCCGCGTGCCGCTGGCGCCGTGGCTGGTGGGCCTGGCGGTGGCGGTGCTGCTGGCGGAGGTGGCCGTGCGCCGCTTCCTCTCCGGGCCCAGGCCCCGACGCGCGGTGGCTCCCTCGGCGGCGGCCGTGGCGGCGCCGGGCATGCCGGCTCCGGCCGTCACGGGCCCGGCCCCGGAGTCCACCGCGTCCACCGGTGCCGGGAAGGCTCCGGAAGCAGCCCCCACGACGGCAGCCACCTCGGGAGATGCACCGCCACGGGACGAGCACGGGGTGGACTCGGCCCTCGAAGCCGCTCGCGAGCGGGCCCGCCGCCGCTTGCGGCGGTAGGGGCCCGCCCCCGGCTCACTTCGGCAACGTCTTCGCGATGGTGATGCCCGAGGTCGCCACCGCGCTCCCTCCCTTCACCCACCGCATGGTGTAGCTGCCCAGGAGCGAGAGTGTCGGGGCGACCGGAACCTCCAGCGAGGCGCTGAAGCCACCGGACAGCTCGTCGACCATCTGGCCGTTGATGCTGATGTCGCGGAACGGCGCCCACCGCAGCAGGCCCGCGACCCGGAAGACGGTGTCCGAGGGCATGTCCCGGGACGGCAGCGTCACGCCCAGGCCCGCGGCCGCGTCGAGCAGGAGGCTGGCCTGGGCGTCGCAACCGGAGAAGCGCGAGCACACCCGCGTGGGATACGCCGACCCCGAGGTCAACACCCGGAAGTTGTAGAGCAACTGGCTCGAGTCGCGGCCGCCCAGCAAGGCTCCGTCGCCCGCCACCTCCAGGCCGGTGGAGAACAGGTCCGGCAGCTCGGGCACGAAGTCCGGGCGAGGCGTCACGCGCACCCTCAACGCCACGTCCAGATGGAACGGGTACTTCTCCCTGTCCAGCTCGGGTTGGATGAAGGTCCGGGTGAAATAGGTCTCCATCGTCTCCAGGTAGAACCGCCGGGCCGCCTCGGAGGCCTCCTCCAGTGCCGCCCGCAGGTTCTCCTGCTCCCGCAGCTTCCGGGCCTGGTCGATCTCCGTCCTCAGTTGCTCTCGTGCCTCCGAGGGGGCCGCGTCGAGCCGCGCCTTCTCCTCCTGCTGGTTCAGCCTCTCGGCGGGCTGCCGCAGCTCCAGGCTCGCCTGGATGCGCCGGAGGAATTGCTGGGTGGCGAAGAGGCCCTGCTGCTCGGACTTCTTGATGATCTCCTGCATCCGGTTGCTGACCTCGATGGACCAGTCATACGCCGTGCGCCGGCTGCTGAAGGCCAGCATGGTCTCGGCCGAGGCGAACTGCGGCTGCCCCAGCTCGGTGGGCTCCGTGCTGTCGGCGGCCCTCACGGGCTGGATGACGAGCAGGCTTCCCGTCAGCGAGGTGTGTCTCGGGATGAAATGCTCGGAGTGGGGGCTGAGCGCGCCCGCGATGTTCCCCGCGAGCCCGGGTTGCCCCGCCGAGACGATCTGCGACAGGCCCACCTGCAACCTCTGGGGCGCGGGGATGCCGCCCACCGCGCCGAGCACCTGCGAGAACACCGGCGAGGAGAGCTGATTCGATGCGACGTATCGCTCGAGCGTCTCCGTCAGCGTCGGGCGGTACCTCTCGTAGATGCCGTGGAAGGCCGTGCCAGTGGGTGGAGTCAGCGGCTTGTCGGCGTTGCAGGTGGCCAGCACCTGCTGGAGCCGGGTGAGGGCCTCGGCGCGCAGCGCGGGCCAGTTCTCGAGGGCGACTCCCTCGGGGGGCGTGTCCCACTGCTGGCCGGCCATCAAGGCGGTACCGAGCACGTCGTGGGTGCCGTCGCTCAGGAATCCCACGAGCGGGTTCGCGGCGCAGGCGGGGCGCTCCTGTGCCGTGGCGTTCGTCGCCGTCAGCAGGAGCCCGAGGGTGAGCAACAGGCGGTGGGGCGAGCGCATCAGTGCACCTCGTAGCGGAGGGTGACCATCTCCTTCTTCGTGGCCGATTCGGTCCGCGGAACCGCGAAACCCTCCTGGCCCTCGAGTGTCGCCGTCAACGTGCGCATGCGCCTGTCCATGACGGTGAGCGTGTAGAAGCCGGGCTGTTTGGTGGGCAGCTCCTTTTCGAGGCGCACCTCCTCATCGAGGTTGTCCGGCCCGGTGAGCCTGGCCTTGTAGTCGTCACTGGTGGTCGTGAACGACAGATCGCTTCCTTGCGCTACGCGCATGTCCCCTCCCGTGGGCCACGCTTCGTGTGCGGCCCGGAGCCGGAGCCTAGCGAGAGCACCCAAATCTTTCTCAAGGATTGAGTGGCCGACACCCACAAGGATTACTGGAAAATCGGATTTCTCAGATGTTAAGACGCGCCCTCCCCCACCGTGGGGCGGGGCGACGTGTTGCCCGGCTCCGCGGTCCTACCCGAGGCTCGCGATGAAGCTGCGATACACGCTGTTCCTGTTGCCGGCGCTGTACCTGGTGGGCTGTGGCCCCGCCAAGGACGAGGTCGTGGTGGATGCGCTCACCGGCGAGGTGCTCGAGCCGGCCACCACCGAGTACGACATGCACCGGCTGCTCGAGGACACCGACATCACCGGCGGCCAGTGGATCACCACCGCGCAGGTGCAGCAGTTCCTGGTGCAGAAGGGCTCGTACCTGGCCACCTACAAGGATCCGGCCTGGAACAACAAGACGGCGGCGGCCCTCATCGTGGAGCAGTCCAAGGCCCAGACCATCAACCCCCTGTACATGCTGGCGCGCATCCAGACGGAGTCGAGCCTCATCACCAGCGGCACCTCCACCAACCTGGCCAAGGCCACCGGCTGTGGTTGCCCCGACAGCGGCGGGTGCTCCTCCTCCTATGCGGGCTTCGGCAAGCAGATTGAGTGCTCGGCCAAGAAGATGCGCGGCTACCTCACCGACCTGGACGCC
This is a stretch of genomic DNA from Archangium violaceum. It encodes these proteins:
- a CDS encoding VWA domain-containing protein produces the protein MSFSLPQALVLLLPLGLFLWKLGRRPGPPMALRWALLLLGVGALAGPELLLRRAGSDVVVVVDRSRSMPADAGRVASELVGLLETQRRPGDRVGVISFGREARVEQPLSESGRFGGFTRPVDAEASDVSAALDAAGALIPPGRTGRVLVVSDGRSTGADARGAARRLAARGIPVDFRQLARDDAPLDLAVLSLDVPSSVKAHEPFQLTGVVQASQPVSGTVRLERNGHVLLKGPFEFRAGPNLLPFRDLVEEPGLAAYRLTVEAPGDGVVENDVGQAVLRVEGPPRVLLLTDQPEGTLSKALRTAGLVLEVRAPFPLTLDALDGVGTVVLENVDANRLGEPGLGALAAYVEQAGGGLVMTGGRTSFGEGGYRRSPVEPLLPVSLEMREEQRRTALAMSVLMDCSCSMGVRVPDGRTKMELAAEGVVSALTLLNEKDEVSVHMVDTEVHEIFPMSPVELGLPLDEVSRGFSGGGGIYVGEALREGQKQILGSDKATRHVLLFSDAADSEEPDDYLKTLSRLQGEKVTVSVIGLGSKKDPDAALLEEIAAKGGGRIYFAEDATSLPRIFSQETIAVARATFVDEPASLEAAPDLPLLGRLPALGLPQVGGYNLTYLRPRASVALRTLDDNAAPVLALWPRGAGRTVAFMAEVDGAFTGELRSWSGLRPALEGMVRWAMGGAGESGEAVARSERRGNLLRVTLDFAPGEALPGALPSLVLLPGDGRSQPVEVPMRWEDEDRVAAEYTLPGSGSWHPVVKLGARVLRAPPVTLPYAPEFEPGTSQEGLAVLRGVAAVGGGVERLSMAGLFEDAPESEGRVPLAPWLVGLAVAVLLAEVAVRRFLSGPRPRRAVAPSAAAVAAPGMPAPAVTGPAPESTASTGAGKAPEAAPTTAATSGDAPPRDEHGVDSALEAARERARRRLRR